The Streptomyces sp. HUAS CB01 genome has a segment encoding these proteins:
- a CDS encoding RsmB/NOP family class I SAM-dependent RNA methyltransferase: MSQQSRRRPAQPYRPPKKDPVRILAFDALRAVDERDAYANLVLPPLLRRAREQDDFDSRDAALATELVYGTLRRQGTYDAIIAECVDRPLREVDPPVLDVLSLGAHQLLGTRIPTHAAVSASVELARVVLGDGRAKFVNAVLRRVSQHDLDGWLDRVAPSYDEDPEDHLAVVHSHPRWVVSALWDALGGGRAGIEDLLEADNERPEVTLVARPGRSSAGELLDLLGEEGGLPGRWSPYAVRLAEGGEPGALAPVREGRAGVQDEGSQLVALALAGAPLDGRDERWLDGCAGPGGKAALLGALAAERGAALVAAEKQPHRARLVERALAGNPGPYQVVTADGTRPAWRPGTFDRVLVDVPCSGLGALRRRPEARWRRRPEDLDGFGPLQRSLLREALESVRVGGVVGYATCSPHLAETRAVVDDVLEAHGGTVRAEWIDARPLMPGVPALGDGPDVQLWPHLHGTDAMYLALLRRTA, translated from the coding sequence TTGAGTCAGCAGAGCCGTCGTCGTCCCGCCCAGCCCTACCGCCCTCCGAAGAAGGACCCCGTCCGGATCCTCGCCTTCGACGCACTGCGGGCCGTGGACGAACGCGACGCGTACGCCAACCTCGTCCTGCCACCGCTGCTGCGCAGGGCCCGTGAGCAGGACGACTTCGACAGCCGCGACGCCGCGCTCGCCACGGAGCTGGTGTACGGCACGCTGCGCCGCCAGGGCACCTACGACGCGATCATCGCCGAGTGCGTCGACCGGCCGCTGCGCGAGGTCGACCCGCCCGTCCTCGACGTACTGTCGCTCGGCGCGCACCAACTGCTCGGCACGCGCATCCCGACGCACGCCGCGGTGTCGGCGAGCGTCGAGCTGGCCCGGGTCGTCCTCGGCGACGGCCGGGCGAAGTTCGTGAACGCCGTGCTGCGCCGCGTCTCGCAGCACGACCTGGACGGGTGGCTGGACCGGGTCGCTCCGTCCTACGACGAGGACCCCGAGGACCATCTCGCCGTCGTCCACTCCCACCCGCGGTGGGTCGTCTCGGCCCTGTGGGACGCCCTGGGCGGCGGCCGTGCCGGCATCGAGGACCTGCTGGAGGCCGACAACGAGCGGCCGGAGGTGACGCTGGTCGCCAGGCCGGGCCGGTCGAGCGCCGGCGAACTGCTCGATCTGCTCGGCGAGGAGGGCGGGCTGCCCGGACGCTGGTCGCCGTACGCCGTACGGCTCGCCGAGGGCGGTGAACCGGGCGCCCTCGCCCCCGTGCGGGAGGGACGCGCCGGGGTGCAGGACGAGGGCAGTCAGCTCGTCGCGCTCGCGCTCGCCGGTGCGCCGCTGGACGGCCGGGACGAGCGCTGGCTCGACGGCTGCGCGGGACCCGGCGGCAAGGCGGCCCTGCTGGGCGCCCTGGCGGCCGAGCGCGGGGCGGCCCTGGTCGCCGCCGAGAAGCAACCGCACCGGGCGCGGCTCGTCGAGCGCGCCCTGGCCGGAAACCCCGGCCCGTACCAGGTCGTGACCGCCGACGGCACGCGCCCGGCCTGGCGACCGGGCACCTTCGACCGCGTCCTCGTCGACGTGCCGTGCTCGGGTCTGGGCGCGCTCCGCCGCCGGCCCGAGGCCCGCTGGCGCCGCCGCCCCGAGGACCTGGACGGCTTCGGCCCCCTCCAGCGGTCCCTGCTCCGTGAGGCGCTGGAGTCGGTCCGGGTCGGCGGGGTGGTCGGGTACGCCACGTGCTCGCCGCATCTCGCGGAGACCCGTGCCGTCGTCGACGACGTCCTCGAGGCGCACGGCGGGACCGTCCGTGCCGAGTGGATCGACGCCCGCCCGCTGATGCCCGGCGTACCGGCCCTGGGCGACGGACCGGACGTCCAGCTGTGGCCGCATCTCCACGGCACGGACGCGATGTACCTGGCACTGCTGCGCCGTACGGCCTGA
- the fmt gene encoding methionyl-tRNA formyltransferase gives MKLVFAGTPEVAVPALDALIASGRHEVAAVVTRPDAPAGRGRRLVASPVAQRAHEAGIEVLKPAKPRDEDFLARLREIAPDCCPVVAYGALLPKAALDVPARGWVNLHFSLLPAWRGAAPVQHAILAGDEMTGASTFQIEEGLDSGPVYGVITEHVRPTDTSGDLLTRLAFAGAGLLAATMDGIEDGTLEAVPQPADGVTMAPKITVEDAHVDWHTPALRVDRLVRGCTPAPGAWTLFRGERLKLINVQPLPDRTELAPGELSVGKNHVHAGTGSHAVELHWVQPQGKKPMRAADWARGVRIAPGETLGS, from the coding sequence GTGAAACTTGTCTTCGCAGGCACCCCCGAGGTCGCCGTACCCGCCCTGGACGCCCTGATCGCCTCCGGCCGGCACGAGGTCGCCGCGGTCGTCACCCGTCCGGACGCCCCCGCGGGCCGCGGCCGCCGTCTGGTGGCCAGCCCGGTAGCCCAGCGGGCGCACGAGGCCGGCATCGAGGTCCTCAAGCCCGCGAAACCGCGCGACGAGGACTTCCTGGCCCGGCTGCGCGAGATCGCGCCGGACTGCTGCCCCGTGGTCGCGTACGGCGCGCTGCTGCCCAAGGCGGCGCTGGACGTCCCGGCGCGCGGCTGGGTCAATCTGCACTTCTCGCTGCTGCCCGCCTGGCGCGGGGCCGCGCCGGTGCAGCACGCGATCCTCGCGGGCGACGAGATGACCGGCGCCTCCACGTTCCAGATCGAGGAGGGGCTGGACTCGGGCCCGGTGTACGGCGTGATCACCGAGCACGTGCGGCCGACCGACACCAGCGGCGACCTGCTCACCCGGCTCGCCTTCGCGGGGGCCGGGCTGCTGGCCGCGACCATGGACGGCATCGAGGACGGCACCCTCGAGGCCGTGCCGCAGCCGGCCGACGGGGTCACCATGGCGCCGAAGATCACCGTCGAGGATGCGCACGTCGACTGGCACACGCCCGCCCTCCGCGTCGACCGCCTGGTCCGCGGCTGCACCCCCGCGCCCGGCGCGTGGACGCTCTTCCGCGGCGAGCGGCTCAAGCTGATCAACGTCCAGCCGCTGCCGGACCGCACGGAGCTGGCACCCGGTGAGCTGTCGGTCGGCAAGAACCATGTGCACGCCGGGACCGGTTCGCACGCCGTCGAACTGCACTGGGTCCAGCCACAGGGCAAGAAGCCGATGCGGGCCGCCGACTGGGCCCGCGGTGTGCGGATCGCCCCGGGGGAGACCCTCGGCTCCTAG
- a CDS encoding primosomal protein N': MSSDDEASERTADGSPEQLALIRETVRQARKPRAKPRTWRGAALAGELPVARVVVNKGVLHLDQYFDYAVPEELDEAAQPGVRVRVRFGAGAHQVREGRREGGRLIDGFLVERRAESDYSGPLAALAGVVSPEPVLSPGLLALARAVADRYAGSLADVLQLAVPPRSARAESRPSPPPQPPPPTPEPGTWARYEQGPAFLQALAGGGAPRAVWTALPGPHWADELAAAVAATLASGRGALLVVPDGRAAARVDAALTALLGEGHHAVLTAEAGPEKRYAQWLSVRRGSVRAVVGTRAAMFAPVRDLGLVAIWDDGDSSHSEQHAPQPHAREVLLLRAAHERCGFLLGSVSCTVEAAQLVETGWARPLVADREQVRRAAPLIRTVGDGELARDEAARAARLPSLAWQTVRDGLRHGPVLVQVPRRGYVPRLACERCREPARCGHCSGPLEAPREQDLSCGWCGRDATGWHCAVCGGARLRARIVGARRTAEELGRAFPAVPVRTSGRDHVLDSVPGRPALVVSTPGAEPVAEGGYAAALLLDGWAMLGRPDLRAGEEALRRWTAAASLVRGQAEGGTVVVVAEPTLRPVQALVRWDPVGHAQRELAERAELGFPPVSRMASVTGRAEAVTGFLAATSLPDDAEVLGPVPLPPPPPGRPRRPGEPPPTQGGLGPGEQWERALLRVPPGSGAALAAALKSAQAARLARGGGEPVRIRVDPPDIG; this comes from the coding sequence GTGAGCAGCGACGACGAAGCCTCCGAGCGGACCGCGGACGGTTCGCCGGAGCAGCTTGCGCTGATCCGGGAGACCGTACGGCAGGCCAGGAAGCCGCGGGCCAAGCCGCGCACCTGGCGAGGGGCGGCCCTGGCCGGGGAACTCCCGGTGGCCCGGGTCGTCGTCAACAAGGGCGTGCTCCATCTCGACCAGTACTTCGACTACGCGGTGCCCGAGGAGCTGGACGAGGCCGCGCAACCCGGAGTCCGGGTCCGGGTCCGCTTCGGCGCCGGGGCCCACCAGGTCCGCGAGGGCCGCCGCGAAGGCGGCCGGCTGATCGACGGATTCCTCGTCGAGCGACGGGCGGAGTCCGACTACTCGGGCCCGCTCGCCGCCCTCGCGGGCGTGGTGTCGCCCGAACCCGTGCTCAGCCCCGGTCTGCTCGCCCTGGCCAGAGCGGTCGCGGACCGGTACGCGGGCAGCCTCGCCGACGTGCTGCAGCTCGCCGTGCCGCCCAGGAGCGCACGCGCCGAGTCCCGGCCGTCGCCGCCTCCGCAGCCACCCCCGCCGACGCCGGAGCCGGGCACCTGGGCCCGGTACGAGCAGGGCCCGGCCTTTCTGCAAGCCCTGGCGGGCGGGGGCGCTCCGCGGGCCGTGTGGACGGCGCTCCCCGGCCCGCACTGGGCCGACGAACTCGCGGCGGCCGTCGCGGCGACCCTCGCGTCCGGCCGGGGCGCGCTGCTGGTCGTCCCGGACGGGCGCGCCGCGGCACGGGTGGACGCGGCCCTGACCGCACTGCTCGGCGAGGGACACCATGCCGTGCTCACCGCGGAAGCCGGCCCGGAGAAGCGGTACGCGCAGTGGCTCTCCGTGCGGCGGGGCTCGGTGCGGGCGGTGGTCGGGACGCGGGCGGCGATGTTCGCGCCCGTCCGGGACCTCGGGCTGGTCGCGATATGGGACGACGGCGACTCCAGCCACAGCGAGCAGCACGCGCCGCAGCCGCATGCGCGCGAGGTCCTGCTGCTGCGTGCCGCGCACGAGCGCTGCGGATTCCTGCTGGGCAGCGTGAGCTGCACGGTCGAGGCCGCCCAGCTCGTCGAGACCGGCTGGGCACGGCCGCTGGTGGCGGACCGGGAACAGGTGCGCCGTGCCGCGCCGCTGATCCGCACGGTCGGTGACGGCGAACTCGCGCGCGACGAGGCGGCACGGGCCGCCAGGCTGCCGTCGCTGGCCTGGCAGACCGTGCGGGACGGTCTGCGCCACGGACCGGTGCTGGTCCAGGTGCCCCGTCGCGGCTATGTGCCGAGGCTGGCCTGCGAACGCTGCCGTGAGCCCGCCCGCTGCGGGCACTGCTCGGGCCCGCTGGAGGCCCCGCGGGAGCAGGACCTCAGCTGCGGCTGGTGCGGTCGGGACGCCACCGGCTGGCACTGCGCCGTGTGCGGCGGAGCCCGGCTGCGCGCCCGCATAGTGGGGGCCCGGCGCACGGCGGAGGAACTGGGGAGGGCGTTCCCCGCGGTGCCCGTCCGGACGTCGGGGCGGGACCACGTGCTGGACTCCGTGCCCGGCCGGCCGGCGCTGGTGGTCAGCACGCCGGGCGCGGAGCCGGTCGCCGAGGGCGGCTACGCGGCCGCGCTGCTGCTCGACGGGTGGGCCATGCTCGGGCGGCCCGACCTGCGGGCGGGGGAGGAGGCGCTGCGCCGCTGGACGGCGGCTGCCTCGCTGGTACGGGGCCAGGCGGAGGGCGGCACGGTCGTCGTGGTCGCCGAGCCGACGTTGCGCCCCGTCCAGGCCCTGGTGCGGTGGGACCCTGTCGGCCACGCCCAGCGCGAGCTGGCCGAGCGCGCCGAGCTGGGCTTCCCGCCCGTGTCGCGGATGGCGTCGGTGACCGGGCGCGCGGAGGCGGTGACGGGCTTCCTGGCGGCCACGTCCCTGCCCGACGACGCGGAGGTGCTGGGGCCGGTGCCCCTTCCCCCGCCGCCCCCGGGACGGCCGCGGCGACCGGGCGAGCCACCTCCCACCCAGGGAGGGCTCGGGCCGGGGGAGCAGTGGGAGCGCGCCCTGCTCCGCGTACCGCCCGGCAGCGGCGCGGCGCTCGCCGCCGCGCTGAAGTCCGCCCAGGCCGCGCGGCTCGCGCGGGGTGGGGGCGAGCCGGTTCGGATCCGGGTGGATCCGCCGGACATCGGCTGA
- the metK gene encoding methionine adenosyltransferase, with product MSRRLFTSESVTEGHPDKIADQISDTILDALLREDPSSRVAVETLITTGLVHVAGEVTTKAWADIPTLVRNKILEIGYDSSKKGFDGASCGVSVSIGSQSPDIAQGVDTAYESRVEGAAAGRDTDELDQQGAGDQGLMFGYACDETPELMPLPIYLAHRLSRRLSEVRKNGTIPYLRPDGKTQVTIEYDGDKAVRLDTVVVSSQHASDIDLDSLLAPDIREFVVEHVLKQLVEDGIKLDTDGYRLLVNPTGRFEIGGPMGDAGLTGRKIIIDTYGGMARHGGGAFSGKDPSKVDRSAAYAMRWVAKNVVAAGLASRCEVQVAYAIGKAEPVGLFVETFGTAAVDVEKIEHAIGEVFDLRPAAIIRDLDLLRPIYSQTAAYGHFGRALPDFTWERTDRVDALRAAAGL from the coding sequence GTGTCCCGTCGCCTGTTCACTTCGGAGTCCGTGACCGAAGGTCACCCCGACAAGATCGCTGACCAGATCAGCGACACCATTCTCGACGCACTGCTCCGCGAGGACCCCTCGTCCCGCGTCGCCGTGGAGACCTTGATCACCACCGGCCTGGTGCACGTCGCGGGCGAGGTGACCACCAAGGCGTGGGCGGACATCCCCACGCTGGTGCGCAACAAGATCCTCGAGATCGGCTACGACTCCTCGAAGAAGGGCTTCGACGGCGCCTCCTGCGGTGTCTCCGTCTCCATCGGCTCCCAGTCGCCCGACATCGCCCAGGGTGTCGACACGGCCTACGAGAGCCGGGTCGAGGGTGCCGCCGCCGGCAGGGACACGGACGAGCTCGACCAGCAGGGCGCCGGCGACCAGGGCCTGATGTTCGGGTACGCCTGCGACGAGACCCCCGAACTGATGCCGCTGCCGATCTACCTCGCGCACCGGCTGTCCCGCCGCCTCTCCGAGGTCCGCAAGAACGGGACCATCCCGTACCTGCGCCCGGACGGAAAGACCCAGGTCACCATCGAGTACGACGGCGACAAGGCCGTCCGTCTCGACACGGTCGTCGTGTCCTCGCAGCACGCGTCCGACATCGACCTGGACTCGCTGCTCGCGCCGGACATCCGCGAGTTCGTCGTCGAGCACGTGCTGAAGCAGCTCGTCGAGGACGGCATCAAGCTCGACACCGACGGCTACCGGCTGCTCGTCAACCCGACCGGCCGCTTCGAGATCGGCGGCCCGATGGGCGACGCCGGCCTCACCGGCCGCAAGATCATCATCGACACCTACGGCGGCATGGCCCGCCACGGCGGCGGTGCCTTCTCGGGCAAGGACCCGTCCAAGGTCGACCGCTCCGCCGCGTACGCGATGCGCTGGGTCGCCAAGAACGTCGTCGCCGCCGGACTCGCCTCCCGCTGCGAGGTCCAGGTCGCGTACGCGATCGGCAAGGCCGAGCCGGTGGGCCTGTTCGTCGAGACCTTCGGCACCGCCGCGGTCGACGTGGAGAAGATCGAGCACGCCATCGGCGAGGTCTTCGACCTCCGCCCGGCCGCGATCATCCGCGACCTCGACCTGCTCCGCCCGATCTACTCCCAGACCGCCGCCTACGGCCACTTCGGCCGTGCCCTCCCCGACTTCACCTGGGAGCGCACGGACCGCGTCGACGCGCTGCGCGCGGCGGCGGGCCTCTGA